ctaaaatatcacatttacataagtattcagaccctttactcagtactttgttgaagcacctttggcagcgattacagcttccagtcttcttgggtgtgacgctacaagcttggcacacctgtatttggggagtttctcccattcttctctgcagatcctctcaagctctgtcaggttggatggggagcgttgctgcacagctattttcaggtctctccagagatgttcgatcgggttcaagtccgggctctggctgggccactcttgtcccgaagccacttctgccttgtcttggctgtgtacttagggtcgttgtcctgttggaaggtaaaccttcaccccagtctgaggtcctgagtgcactgaagcaggttttcatcaaggatctctgtactttgctccgttcatctttgccttgatcctgactagtgtccctactgctgaaaaacatccccaatggaaacaggatgcacatgtgcacaatttcaaatctcatagcaaagggtctgaatactaacgtAAATACGGtacttctgtttttcattttgtataaatttgctaaaCTTTATACACCTGTTATCAGTTTGTCATTAATGGGTTTTTGTGCATAGATTGACTAGGAAAtggttttaagacattttagaattaaggctttaacgtaataaaatgtgggaaaagtgaaggggtctgaatactttccaaatgcaccttACAGACGAGAGGCTGGAAGCAACACATTGTTCATGGCTGTTTATGGGATGTTATTGTTCACTTGTCCCAATGGATGTTATGTTTAAATATGtcgatctgcccttgagcaagacacaaCCCTAATGTGCTCCAGTGGCGCTGTACTACTGGCtgcccctgtaaaacaacacctatcatactactatggctgcccctgtaaaacaacacctatcatactactatggctgcccctgtaaaacaacacctatcatactactatggctgaccctgtaaaacaacacctatcatactactatggctgcccctgtaaaacaacacctatcatactgctatggctgaccctgtaaaacaacacctatcatactgcttatggctgaccctgtaaaacaaacacctatcatactgctatggctgaccctgtaaaacaacacattacactgcacctatcatactactatgactgaccctgtaaaataacacattacactgcacctatcatactactatggctgaccctgtaaaacaacacctatcatactactatgactgaccctgtaaaacaacacctatcatactactatggctgaccctgtaaaacaacacctttcatactactatgactgaccctgtaaaacaacacctatcatactactatggctgaccctgtaaaacaacacctatcatactactatggctgaccctgtaaaacaacacctatcatactactatgactgaccctgttaaacaacacctatcatactactatggctgaccctgtaaaacaacacctatcatactactatggctgaccctgtaaaacaacacctatcatactactatggctgaccctgtaaaacaacacctatcatactactatggctgaccctgtaaaacaacacattacactgcacctatccagtgtatgtgacatgTACTTTAGTTTTAATTCTCATTTAGCACAACTAAAATGGGATTTTAATTATCTGTTCCTACATTTAGGTTTTCATTTTAACGTAAATTAATTTCCTTTCTTTCTCCGTCTTTCTTACCCAGACTGCACTACAAATGTCCTAATTTGGGGGGAAATGAAGATGATTAGTTAGCTGATCACTGCTTACTGAGGAATGTTTTCTACTTGCCGTGACTGATATGTGATAGTCTTGAACACcctagttgaatgcactgactaagtCTCTGTGGTTAAAAAGTTTCTGTTAAATGACCAAAATATAAATTCAAACTTCTGATTTTGATTTGAAGGTGGAGACAAACAGGTCGATACATCTATCAGACAGTTTCACCAATCAGACCCGGACagagcgcctctctctctccggttGGTCGACagagcgcctctctctctctccggttggTCGACagagcgcctctctctctctccggttggTCGACAGAGCGCCTCTCTCCGGTTGGTCGACAGAGCGCCTCTCTCCGGTTGGTCGACAGAGCGCCTCTCTCCGGTTGGTCGACAGAGACCATTTGGCCACAAGCTGCTACTACACCCAGTGGGATGCGCCGTCTGACCCGGGGACACCGAGGGTTACCACACCTACACCACAGAAACAGACCAGGAACTCGCAGCCCACTACACTTCATAGGAGTTCAGTAGTCGCAGCCCATTACACCACTGGGGAAGTTTGGTAGTTGTCCATCCCAGCCCACTATACATCATAGGGAACTTAGTTTAGTAGTTTCCTCCCCCAGCCCACTACCAGCAACAGCCCGGTAGGAGACGACTCTGACAGGCCACTCAGTAGTAGTAGTTCACAACCCCCCCAGTCCCTTTTTACACTAGCAGTTAACTAGTTCCAAACCCTACACTGTTAGTAGTTTAACGCCCTTGACAACGGTAGGTTTGGACTCTTACCTCAGCGGTCATTTTGAGAACGGTGGTGGTAGCCTAGAAGAGGCCTcaggattattttattttttgggatCTCAGGAACCTGTGGAGGCCTCAATGAGAGCAGCTATTGTCCCCATCTCTGcctcacagaggaactctcctTCCTAACCTCCTCACAACCTAAACGGAAGAAGTCTGACACGGGTCTCTGATCTCAGTATTGGTGGATGCAGCTTCACCTCAAACTGTTCCTTTTCAAACCAGATGATGGATGAAACTATGGCAAGTTCTCTTTCACTTTTGATTTGGTTGGGTGATTTCATGTGGGAGTTTTTGTTTGTGCCAGGACTGAATTGTCTAGAAATCAAGAGCTAGCTTTACTAAATGAATAATCTTGTGTTCAATATTGTTTTCTCTTGACTGAAGTAGAATGGTTTGGTTGACCAACAGTTCATGTGCCAGAACTGAAGTGTGAATTGGCTTCAGTTTCAGGAGAATTCACTGGAAATGCTAAAGCGTCGCTTTATTTCTTTTGTCAAGAAAATCTACTGCCCCAGGGGGTCCTTTTCGCTAGTCGTTGGGTTCATATAGACTAGGCGTAACCTAACTAAATCATAAATGTACTATTTCTGATAGGCAACATTAAGAAAAGACTAAATAGTAATTTCAAAATAGTATTttaatgttttgtcatagctCACAGGCAAAAAAATAAGTTAATATCTACAAAGGTACTATTCATAATGCTTTTTGTACATTTTataaatttacatttttttgtacatttctttACAAGTTTTCTTATCATACATTATGTTCTTCCTCACATACATACAATCCAAATAATTTAAGAACCTACAGCCAACAAATTGGCACATTTAAAGTTTAACAAGATcatagtcaaacacacacactcttaataTGAATAATCAGACGTTGGCGTTTACAGTTTAACGCTAACCAGCCTGGCCACCAGTCAACATAACTCAACAATAACACTCGTTATACAGAAACAGGGCAAAGTACGTTTACCAGGTTAATGCGAGACAAATCCAGCCGCTTCAGAGATGGgttgcccaaatggcaccctattccctatctagtgcactacttctgaccaggacacacagggctctggtcaaacgtagtgcactatagagggtgccatttgggacagatatACAAAGTGGCTGGAATGTGAGACAAATCCAAACATGCGCCACACCACAATTTTTATTTAGCTGCCTGTCTTCAGGATTGTGCAAACTTTCTCACAtttctgtatgtttgtttttttagctTAACATATGCTGTATATTGATTGGTTTTCTGTAATGAGCCACACTGTGGTAGCCCTATAGAAGGCTAACAAAAACATTTACTATGGTATATAGAGAAGCTATTTTCTGGTTCGTATTCACTACGAACAAAATAGGCCGTCACAGGGAGGGACAAACCTGAACGTACCCGATGACCTCTCGTTAACTGTTGCAAAGCTTTTAGCTACGTTTTTGAATTAAATGAACATGACGCTGCATTAGAAAAGGTGGTTATGTAACCCAGGCACTGTGGCTCCCTCAGAGGGCTTTGGTCTAGGAGGTATGGTGGTATTTGTTGTGGGGTCTTTGGCAGAGGAAGTTTAGAGGGAAGTAAGGCCCCTCCGCGTCAGAGCCCAGGGAACTGCTCAGGCTCTCCTCCCCCGAACTCATGTCTTCACAGGAGTCTTCACTGGAAGAACAAGAGGAAGAAAAACCGTTAAAATTCACAATATTCCTTAGTTCATCTTTCATCCTGTTTGCAGCTGTCAATGTAATTTAATCCTTTTTATTATTGGTCTGACTACAAGACACATCCCAAGTCTTTAATGTGGAGATGTAACTGCTATTGTCTGACTACAAGACCCATCCCAAAGTCCTATGTGGAGTTTTAACTGGTTGTGTAATGTTGTGGTTGAGCAGTTATGGGAACTATTGTTGCTAGGTAGGAGTAGGACGTGACAGAAGTCACTTAACACTCAGACATTAAGTATGTGGGTTAGTTAGCGAGCCGAGGATGGGCCTCCTCTGATAGGCTAGGCTAAATGACGCAACCGGTAGGGCTATGACGTGGCTGATGGtatgaaaccccccccccctacaagTCATGGGAATAATATCTTCTGTAACAACAGAAACCAGGCAGGAGGAGTGGTCAAACTCTGAACAAAACActggagcgagagggaggggtggggctTAATTGTGTGTGGCTGGAAAATCCCCTGAATAACAGAAGTAGGGAAATCTCCAGAGTTCTTCCCCGTTGTCATATAGTAGACTTGTTTGACTGCCTTCTAACAGAATGCACATTTTCTAGAATGGTAGAACGTTTTTGATACTCATCGTTTCTCTTCCTCTACAGAGACATATTCCTGTATACCTTTCACTCTGATCCCAGCAGTTCTCAGGAATGGTTGGCAGTTCAGGGACGCTGTAGGAGCTGGTGTGAAGGTTCTGAGCTGTCCTTCTCGACACGACCCAGACAAGCTTCTTATTGTTAGGTTTGCTACATTCAGGAGAAGAGTAGTCGGACATACACTTGGCCACTAGCCCCCTCCAGTGTAGCAGCTCAACGTCAGTGATCTGTAAAAGACGACCAGGGCATCATAACGTTGAACACCAGGTTACATAATTGACTGGGTCAGCAGAAACCTTTGGGATCGATTCCAGGCGTTGTAAAAGGATAGCGGCCGGTAACTTGAGGCCCGGGGAATGTGAAAgggccctttaaaaaaaaaaaatgtctttccATAACCGTGCCAGTTGTCATATGAAACCTTTTGGACTAGTGTTGTAGGGCATACAATATTCAGAGATGGTTCCAGGGAGAAATAGGTTTCTTTTGTGTGTAAATTTGACAGTTAACATCAGGTTACTGTGTTAAACAAAGGATTACATCATTGCTATGTGATAAAGCTTCAAGGATTTTCTAATAAGTGTATAATGTGTTTACCTTGAGATGTCTCTGAACATGATGTGCTATTTCTAACATATCAACAGACCGCATGGCTTCAATCTCCTGAGTGAAGAGTGACAGGGCCAAGACGGACGGCTGGAAGAGAAGAGACAAAATGCATCAAATTAGACTGCAGCTGCCAAGAGGTCTCCTGTAATATGTAACATCTTATGGACTCTCTGGGGTAAATCGTTACTTTAGCTTTGGAGAACGCGATCCGGCAGAGACAGGCTTTGAGCTGGACCTCTAGTGTGTCGAGGTTCAGGGCCTCCTTCCTGTAAAGGTTAAAATACTTATAAAGAACCAATCTGGGTGTGAAAACAAGGTGTTAAGGCTATCTGTTACATAATTGAGTTTGTTATGGTGGAATGGACACATGCTATTTGATCATGTCCAGTGAGAATAGTTAAAACCATCCGTCCTACGTTCAGTCAGGACTAATAAGTACATGTCTAGTTGTCCAAGTGAATTATGTCACACTATTAACATCTTCCAAATGGGGTTGATTGCTAGGTGAATTGTAATATATCTTTACAATGGGTTCTTACAGGTCTGAGATATGGGCGCTTGTGATTCCGTGGTATAGGTGCAAAAACGTTAAGGCTGTGATGGTTTTGAGTTGGAAGTTGAGTTTCTCTGAAATGATCTTCTCCATGCGAGTGAGGTCCGAGACCGTAAACTTGCACTGGCTGATACGAATAAGTTCATTGGTGGAAGACACGTTACACTCCTCTTCGACTGCTTTGGCTGCGATGTGGAGGCAGCTGATGCCGATGCAGGCTAGATGTTTGGGTTGGAcctgaagagagacacacacaatagCTTGGAATTAGTGGAAATAGGGACAGGCTATTATAACTCACTGCAACTCCCTTTTTATTTGTAGTTTGTCTAAGCACATTATCGCTTTGTCATCAAAAGAAATGGAGAACACGTCAACCTAATGTTGCTAATTAGCATTAGAGTACGTTGAAATTATGAAATGTGCACTTGATTGGGTCTTCATCTTACCTTCATCATGGCCAGGAATCGATCCAACAGGTTGACTGCCAGAACGAAAGTCTGTGTACTGTACCCAAAGAAACTAGTCAGGCTCCAGAGGTCCTCCACTTTGGTGTCCCGACATTTAGCTGATATACCCCTACTGTCATTCTGTAATTAATAAGATCAAGATAAAATATTATTTCCTTACAGTAAGATTTTAGGCATTTAGTGTGTATTAGTGTAAGGTGTTTATGGACCAATTTGTTTCACCATAATGTTTAGGGATTCATATCGATCACGTGAACAATATTTATATTTAGCTACTGTACTGCAGACTACCTCTCCAGTCGATTCGATTAAGCGGAGTCCTGTTTCCTTCGGAAGATAATAACTCTCCTGTTCAAAATTGGCTATCAGCTCCCTCATAAGTCTCACAGCTTCCATGTCTGGATTCGGTTACAGCAATCTGAATTTCTTTTACTGTAAAACAAGACGGAGTGTAATGTTAGTAAATGTTTGTCCGCCCTACATTTGTTCACCCGGTCAAGGTTTGCCCAACCCTGGCCTCAGCTGGGATTCGGTGTCAGATTTCTTAGGTTAACGCCTACTTAATCAGAACACAAAACTAATCTAATTGTGATTTTTCCAGTGTAAAGTCGTAAATATGATCACAAATGTCGTGAGATACTCAGACATTTACATCAAAAACAAGCTTGAATCCATTAGCTATGCTTCAAATCGTCGACGAGCGGGGGAAGGGGGTCGGATTCTTGTTCTTGCCTAGGAAGCAGTGCATTAGCTGGTAATCGTTGGATTTTTTTTCATAGAACTTGACGTTAACTCCATCAAATTTGTCTGATTTAAAAACGGGTTGCAGCTACTAGGGTGGTGATTTAAAAGCCAACTTGTTTTcgagtatatataaaaaataaaaataaaatcggTTGAGCGAAGAGCTGTGCGAATCAACGACAGCGTTACACAGAGACGATAAATAAAGACAAGGACAAAgatactgtaacgttagctagctaacggtaactAAAAATCAGTCCAAGTAAGATGCCAATTTCATCGACAAGCATGAAAGGCAAGATCAAACGGATTATTATAGTTTTAAAATCATAaacttgatataaaaaaaaatacgttAATCCTCCAGGAAGCAATTTATTTGACTGGAATGGATAAAAATAATAAGGTTTTACAACACCAGTAATATTTACAATTACCTCATTTATTCAATTTCCTTGCATCTGCAATGTTAAAACTGTATATAATTACCTGTAATGTTAGTTATATCGACATTTTCTACGGTCCCAATCTTTTCTGTTTGTTGTTCCTCTTTACCGTCGCTAGcctttctttttgttgttgagagtTTCCCCACCCAGAAACTGACGTCAATGCCATGGCAGCCAATCACGTACGGTATCCATCTTGGCTTGATTTATCGAGAAAGGTCTGCCTCCTCTGTGGTTTACTACTATAAAGTATTGATTTTAAATATTAAATTCAAGAGATGGTAGTCCTACACAAATCAATGCTGTATTATTTAACGTTTGTTAAACGTTTCTTATGGTTCAAAAAACGAGTTTAGTATGCTGTGTTCTAGACCAGCTCGATACTGACAATTCCACGGACCAATCATCTTTCTCCTTTTTTGCCCGTTCAAATAGTCCGCCCAAAATTCTTCAGTTCTATTGGATGCCTGAACAAACCCTTTTACTGACGAGTGATTTGAAATAATTAACTCAGATTGTACATAGGTCATAAACAATTTAACTACCAGATTGTTTTTCTGGTCCAATTGTCAACAGAATATTTGGACATTGGTTCAGTGCTGACTAGGGGAATTTATGAGAATAGTGTTATAGTCAAGACAATTGGAAATAATTTATTTCTGTTCCTGCACAGAACACACAATAACCTTGTTTTATAAATCAAACTCAATCATTCAAAGGACAGAGGTATACATGCATTGGCAGTAAATTATTTTCCACTTTTATGATTATTGTCAAGAAGAAAGCACAagtacaccatgtattttatttgtatattaGGGAAAGGGGGACACCTCGTCAGTTGTATATTAGGGAAAGGGAGAAACCTCGTCAGTTGTATATTAGGGAAAGGGCTACACCTCGTCAGTTGTATATTAGGGAAAGGGGGACACCTCGTCAGTTGTATATTAGGGAAAGGGGGACACCTCGTCAGTTGTATATTAGGGAAAGGGGGACACCTCGTCAGTTGTACATTAGGGAAAGGGGGAACCTCGTCAGTTGTACATTAGGGAAAGGGGAAACctcgtcagttgtacaactgaatgccttcaactgaaatgtgccttACGCGTttaaccaacccctctgaatcagagaggtggggggggggggcttccttaatcgacatccatgtcttcggtgTCCGTGGGAACTGCCTTGCTCGGGGCAGAaggactatttttttttttttttttttttatcttgtcagctcggggattcgattcagcaacctttaggttactggcccaacgctctaaccactagactacctgccgcccacaaTCTGTGTCTTTGTGTACTACCCACAGAATTATCACAGTGGtttatttatacaaatatttgtcATCAGTCGTTGTGGCTGGCAAAGGGTAAACTAAACATATTACATAACCTATTATGGTAGGATTCATTCCCAATAGAAAAATATTCCTACCACACATCGAATACAATCGGGGAAAAACAAACGTGATGTCATAACTGAAATCTATCATGTCTTTTTATAAGTAACCATAATACAACGCTAAAGTAGAAAATGTATCCCAAATATTGATACAATATTCATTTTCAACACTAGTTGTATGAGGGTGGGCgggtcaagatctgtttcttgcttCGCTCTTAGGATCTGGGCACCATTTTTAAAGGAGGGATTTCTGGGGTAGCGGTTGTTGTAGAGGTGAAGCAATTGAAGTTtaagattcctggtgtttgtgacttCCGCCGTTTGGCACGATGCAGACCCGGCGGTGAAACTTCAGTCACTAACAGGCCTTTTTGAGTCGGTCTTTACCTGACAAATTCATGTTAGTTATCCTGTTAGAGCAGCTTTTGTGCCAAATCCACTGCAGTGTTTCAGGTGCCACATTTTATGGTCatattgcagcagtgtgtaggagggagattcgaAGATATGGGAATTGTGCAGGAGGGCAATGGGACATAGGATTGTGTAGTTTCGGAGGATAAAGTTGTTagtcaactgtaggggtgcccatgttgctggtGATCGAAACTGTCCGGTGCGAGAGACTCGGGTTGAGGTGGCtagagtcagagtagtgcagaaggtggcgtatgctgaggcagtgaagaaagtagaggaggatgggtcaagggtgatGGATCcatgtgagtagtagatctgtgtcATCACAGATGGATAGGCCAACGAGtgatatgcttcagtaaggttggcttcttagcattcatagcaatggttatcaactgtaccgcagaaatggaacgtaaatcacagaaaatagatgtggtGGAAGCTGCagagaattatatatatattttttttaactaggcaagtcagttcagaacaaattcatattttcaatgacggcctaccccgaccaaaccctaatccggacgacactggaccaattgtgctccgccctatgggactcccaatcacggccggatgtgatacagcctggaatcgaaccagggtctgtagtgacgcctctagcactgagatgcagtgtcttagaccgctgcgacatTCGAGGGGTTTGAGTATACTCGGGAGTATACGAGATTTGACTACAGAAAAGTTACAGGGTGTATTGACTACAGAAGAGTTATAGGCTGTattgagtggtggtgtcccgtcctcccaggtCGTTGGCatagtgggtttttaatgagtgtaagGTTATTTGTTAGggaatttttatatttttttgtattagttatttgttttagtttttccccTTTAATCATTTTGTATCACAAAATATAATGGATTTATATTATAATCCAGTTGGGAGCGGAAATGCAGCATTGGATGCCACCTGCATGAAAAAGAAGAAGAGTGGGTGAGAGGCTGGAAGCGAATTGAAATGGAAAAGCGTTGCGTAGCTATTGAAAAAGTAGAACATAAAGGCGAAGCAGCTGCTTTACAAGTGGGGTGCACTGTTGAGCGCTACATCACAAGGGGTTCGTGCTGATTGCACGGAGATTGTggtgacagccggttaaatgaCGTCCCTTGACAAGGCAAGAACCAAGATGTATGTccggagaagtgcagtattatcataaggagacttatacttggaatacggaggaggaatataggggaaaagagagacagaggaggtcgtagagggaggaagagggtgagcttgaatcgggcaaaaaagggagatggtttgttaaagaagaatggtataAAATGTAAGCAGAGTGAGTTGAAAataggaggagaa
This genomic stretch from Salvelinus sp. IW2-2015 unplaced genomic scaffold, ASM291031v2 Un_scaffold1545, whole genome shotgun sequence harbors:
- the LOC112071199 gene encoding cyclin-G2 translates to MEAVRLMRELIANFEQESYYLPKETGLRLIESTGENDSRGISAKCRDTKVEDLWSLTSFFGYSTQTFVLAVNLLDRFLAMMKVQPKHLACIGISCLHIAAKAVEEECNVSSTNELIRISQCKFTVSDLTRMEKIISEKLNFQLKTITALTFLHLYHGITSAHISDLKEALNLDTLEVQLKACLCRIAFSKAKPSVLALSLFTQEIEAMRSVDMLEIAHHVQRHLKITDVELLHWRGLVAKCMSDYSSPECSKPNNKKLVWVVSRRTAQNLHTSSYSVPELPTIPENCWDQSESEDSCEDMSSGEESLSSSLGSDAEGPYFPLNFLCQRPHNKYHHTS